TATCGGGAAGAGCTCGACGACGAGATGCGGCATCGTCCGCGGCCGGCCTCAGCCGGGAAGCGTTCCCCGGATGATGCTGGCGCGTGAATGTTCGGGATTGCCGTCGTTCGGCTCCAGTGAGATGTCGACGATCCGATAGCCCTGCTGGGTCAGGTCCTGGGGGATCGTGAAGGTCCCACCGGTCTGCGGATTGAGGACGCCGAGCGAGACCATTCGCTTGCCGTCTTCGTTGATCATCCAGACCTCGTAGAAGCCCTGACCGGCGCCCAGCCCCGAAGCTTCGACCTTGAGGCGGTCGCCGCTGTTCTCCTGGATCAGGTCGGCGTTGCCGTCGCCGGACTGGCCGGCGACTGGCGTCAGCCTGATCATGGTCTCGGCCACTGGGGCTTTGGTGTCGTCACGGGTTGCCAGCAGCGTGCCGGCAACCCCGGCGCCGGCTCCCAGGACGGCAGCGACCGTCGCGGCGACAGCCAAGGCCCTCCACCGAAAGCGCCGGACCTCGGGATGCCCTGCGGGCGACGGGTTCGTGCGCTCGGGCGAAGCCGGACGGAGCGCAGTCGGTTCCTGCTGTCCGTCCTCGCGAAGGTCGGTGCCAGGAACCGGTCCGGTCTCCAGGCCCAGCTCGGCGTTGATCTGACCCCACAGCTCGCTCGGTGGCTGCTCGAGCCGAGGCAGCCGCTTGCTGAGCCGGGCGATCTCCTGCAGCTCCGCATAGCTCTCGCGGCACCGGGCGCAGAGCTGGAGATGAGTGGCGGCGGCGGTGTCCGGTGTCTGGTCGTCGAGGACCCACTGGGCGAGCTGCTCGTCCTCAAGATGCGTCGTCACCCTTCACCTCCTTCAGTCGGTCGCGCAGTTGCAGCAGGCCCCGCCGTACGTGACTCTTGACGGTGCCGAGCGGCAGGGCCAGTTGGTCGGCGATCTGCGGATATGCCTGGTCTTCGTAGAAGGCGAGCCAAAGGATGGTTCGTCGTGGGTCATCGATCTTGGCCAGTTCGTCGGCGAGCAGGACCCGATCCACCGTGTCCTGATCGACCTGGTCCGCCGCGGCCTCGCTGTTCACGAGCGCCGCGGCGGCTTCGGTGTTGCGGTGGTCGCGACTTCGGGCGGACATCCGGTCGGCGATCCGGTGCCGTGTGATTCCGGTCAACCAGGCGCCGAACTGGCCGGTCGCGGGATCGAACGTCGCGCGGCTCCGCCAGGCCGAGACGAAGACCTGCTGGGTGATGTCCTCGGCGTCGGTGCGGTTGCCGAGCGCTTTGAACGCAAGGGTGAACACCAGGGCCGACCATTGCCGGTAGGCATCGGCGAGACTCTCCTCGCGACCCTCCGCGAAGGCCTTCGCGATGTCACTCGGCGAAGGTGAACCCGCGGCACTTGTGCTCACGGCCGGAACTCTAGCGAACTCCGTGGGCGAGTGCCGTCCGTTCGAGCGAAAGGTCACCGGGACCGCCTGTGCACTGGGTTCACTGTTGCCCTGACTCCTGCCAACGGGGGCTCGATCTTTTGCGTTCAGACTGGTACGGCGGTGACGACCAGGTTGTCGCGGTAACCACCTCCGTTGCGGTCGTAGGGCCCACCGCAGGTGACGATCCGCAGCCGGGGTTCGCTGCCGCGGTCGAAGACCTGGCCGAGGGCCAGTGCGGTCTTGCGGACATCTTCCACCTTCTCCACCCGGTAGGTCGCGACGGAGTTGTTGCTCGACCGGACGGTGATCGAGTCCCCGGGCTCGAGTTTGCTGAGCCGGACGAGAGGTCCCTTGCCGAACTCCTTGCTGTCGAGATGGCCCCCGAGTACTACCGAGCCGCGCTGGTCGCCGGGTGCGGGACCGAACCGGTACCAGCCGATGGTGTTCGGGTTCGGGGGGAGCTCCATCTGCCCGTCCTTCGCGACGCCCACGGCGAGTACCGGGATGTCGAGATCGGCTGAGCCGATCTGCAGGCGGTTGGGCTGAGGACCCTCGGTGAGCGTCGGCAGCTGGGCTGCCTTCGTGCCGATGCCCGAGGGACTGCGGGGAGCGGACGGGGTCGCGGACGGGCGAGGGCTGGGGGGTGAATCTCCCACCGCCGGTCCGGAGGACTCCGCCCGCTCGTTCGGGGCAGCCGTCGCGCCTGAGTCGGAAGTTCCGCAGCCGATCAGCAGCGGGGCGGCCAGTGCGGCCATCGCGAGGATGGCCGCACCACGAACGCGAATCACGACCGCGCACGCCCCCGAACTGCCGCCGTACCGGTCGCGAGGACACCGAGGGCAACCAGTCCGAGCGCACCCATCAGCCACACCGGGACACCGATCTCGGCGGCCTGACCGCCGGTGCCGCCCGGGATGCCGCTCGGGTTGCCGTGCAGCCCGGAGATGGTCTGGACGGCGAGCTTCAGGTTCTTGCCGGACGCGCTGCCCCAGGCGTACACGATCGTGTTCGTGCCTTCCTTGAGGTTCAGGTCGGCGGGGCCGATCGCGACGGTCGACGTACCGGCGAGCGTGACGTCGGCCTTGACCGTGCCGGCCGGCAGATCGGCCTTCGCCTCCTTGGGGTTCGTCAGCCCCTTGAAGACCGGCTCGCCACCGGCGCGGACGTCGACGGCGGGCGCCGCGGCGTCGTGCCGAACGGTCACCCGGGCCTTGCCGGCGCCGAGCTTCGACGTGTCGTTCACGTACGGCGTGAGGACCGGCTTGCCGGCCGCGCTCAGGTGGGCGACGACGGTGATGTTGGCGCCACCGGGGACCTCGACGTTGTTCGCCTGGATGACGGCCGCGCCGCCCGCACCGGCACCGGCCGCGGTCACTTTGAGGTCGTAGGTGCCTTCGGGCAGCTTGACCGGGTCGGTGAGCGTGCCGGGCTTGAAGTCCGTCAGCAGCGCCTTGCCGTTGGCATAGACGTCGACGGTCGGACCGGGCACC
The Kribbella italica DNA segment above includes these coding regions:
- a CDS encoding DUF4397 domain-containing protein yields the protein MSIRRVTALVATSLLAAGVPVAAAGSAQAKPTANATVSVLHAVPGPTVDVYANGKALLTDFKPGTLTDPVKLPEGTYDLKVTAAGAGAGGAAVIQANNVEVPGGANITVVAHLSAAGKPVLTPYVNDTSKLGAGKARVTVRHDAAAPAVDVRAGGEPVFKGLTNPKEAKADLPAGTVKADVTLAGTSTVAIGPADLNLKEGTNTIVYAWGSASGKNLKLAVQTISGLHGNPSGIPGGTGGQAAEIGVPVWLMGALGLVALGVLATGTAAVRGRARS
- a CDS encoding RNA polymerase sigma factor, translating into MTFRSNGRHSPTEFARVPAVSTSAAGSPSPSDIAKAFAEGREESLADAYRQWSALVFTLAFKALGNRTDAEDITQQVFVSAWRSRATFDPATGQFGAWLTGITRHRIADRMSARSRDHRNTEAAAALVNSEAAADQVDQDTVDRVLLADELAKIDDPRRTILWLAFYEDQAYPQIADQLALPLGTVKSHVRRGLLQLRDRLKEVKGDDAS
- a CDS encoding sortase domain-bontaining protein yields the protein MIRVRGAAILAMAALAAPLLIGCGTSDSGATAAPNERAESSGPAVGDSPPSPRPSATPSAPRSPSGIGTKAAQLPTLTEGPQPNRLQIGSADLDIPVLAVGVAKDGQMELPPNPNTIGWYRFGPAPGDQRGSVVLGGHLDSKEFGKGPLVRLSKLEPGDSITVRSSNNSVATYRVEKVEDVRKTALALGQVFDRGSEPRLRIVTCGGPYDRNGGGYRDNLVVTAVPV
- a CDS encoding anti-sigma factor domain-containing protein; translated protein: MTTHLEDEQLAQWVLDDQTPDTAAATHLQLCARCRESYAELQEIARLSKRLPRLEQPPSELWGQINAELGLETGPVPGTDLREDGQQEPTALRPASPERTNPSPAGHPEVRRFRWRALAVAATVAAVLGAGAGVAGTLLATRDDTKAPVAETMIRLTPVAGQSGDGNADLIQENSGDRLKVEASGLGAGQGFYEVWMINEDGKRMVSLGVLNPQTGGTFTIPQDLTQQGYRIVDISLEPNDGNPEHSRASIIRGTLPG